The following are encoded together in the Vibrio sp. FE10 genome:
- a CDS encoding helix-turn-helix transcriptional regulator yields the protein MTFLTLTASSFCFKRMNDLKNIGRFNYLFPELTCKQYKVLEMYASGAPQKQLSIQLGISTDTVKEHLSLIKKKLGCQNTLEIRYVYLTRVMAVIAAKVASL from the coding sequence ATGACATTCCTAACACTAACAGCAAGTAGTTTCTGCTTTAAGCGTATGAATGATTTAAAAAATATTGGTAGGTTCAATTACCTGTTCCCTGAGCTTACTTGTAAGCAATACAAGGTATTGGAAATGTATGCCTCTGGTGCTCCCCAAAAACAGCTAAGTATTCAGCTTGGTATTTCAACTGACACTGTTAAAGAGCATCTGTCCTTGATTAAGAAGAAGTTGGGCTGCCAAAACACACTGGAAATACGTTACGTGTATTTAACCAGGGTTATGGCTGTTATAGCTGCGAAAGTGGCGAGTTTATGA
- a CDS encoding TraY domain-containing protein yields MKNQEKVSITVVLTGESAKRFKIAVEKSGRTNRSEARLRMKDHLEQFTEISSIGSRVERK; encoded by the coding sequence ATGAAAAATCAAGAAAAAGTAAGTATTACAGTTGTGCTTACAGGCGAGTCAGCCAAAAGATTTAAGATTGCTGTCGAGAAGTCTGGCCGCACGAATCGCTCAGAGGCTAGATTGCGGATGAAAGATCATTTAGAGCAATTTACAGAGATATCTTCGATAGGCTCTCGTGTAGAAAGAAAATAG